One genomic segment of Sebastes fasciatus isolate fSebFas1 chromosome 17, fSebFas1.pri, whole genome shotgun sequence includes these proteins:
- the LOC141754580 gene encoding uncharacterized protein LOC141754580 gives MHRHKTFGLEKPPGATLTIGDLDDTIYSDEEDEVNGWGKFYLPKVVSMQVVGVVEGTSCSSDQLVLMTCEDRKLYAYDGEKLHLVASSLRQLQYNGIEYPAPERYYEGEAFKHKTKEDWAKVSKRLDQQHHELVMSKKSELLENLKLLKQNKESQGICMSSDCGGKPNNHHTEHANSTEWPQAGFEPRTFLLYGEIANHSAKPLQRSVYQTVGSALRN, from the exons ATGCATAGACACAAGACTTTTGGCTTAGAGAAACCACCTGGTGCCACATTGACAATAGGAGACCTGGACGACACCATTTACAGTGACGAAGAGGACGAGGTGAATGGGTGGGGGAAGTTCTACCTTCCCAAAGTAGTAAGCATGCAGGTTGTAGGTGTAGTGGAGGGGACCTCGTGCTCGAGTGACCAGCTCGTTCTGATGACCTGTGAGGACAGAAAGCTGTATGCCTACGATGGAGAGAAGCTGCATTTGGTGGCTTCAAGTCTGAGGCAGCTACAGTACAACGGAATAGAGTATCCAGCACCGGAGAGATATTACGAGGGGGAGGCCTTCAAACACAAG ACCAAGGAGGACTGGGCAAAAGTGAGTAAGAGGCTGGACCAACAGCATCATGAACTGGTGATgtcaaaaaaatctgaattactTGAGAATCTCAAATtgctcaaacaaaacaaag AGTCGCAGGGGATCTGCATGTCTTCGGACTGTGGGGGGAAGCCGAATAACCACCACacagaacatgcaaactccacagaatggccccaagccgggttcgAACCCAGAACCTTCTTGCTATATGGAGAGATCGCCAACCACTCAGCCAAGCCACTACAAAGAAGCGTATACCAAACAGTTGGTAGTGCACTGAGAAATTAA